The Homalodisca vitripennis isolate AUS2020 chromosome 7, UT_GWSS_2.1, whole genome shotgun sequence DNA segment GGGAGTTGAAGGTCCCAAAAGATCATACCGTAGACGATGCAACATGTGGTACAAGAATTTGGTAAAGACACGGACATGCCCATGcacaaaagtttgtaaaaaaagtattaactaAGTGTGACAAATGTAATGTTTTTCTCTGTTTACTTTGTTTCATTAAGACACATAATACGTAAGTAATTTACCAGTATTGTCTTGAATTTTATAACTTCTTAACATGTATTTCATTAGTACTAATAAATCTTTTatctttttacaaactaaaagaaCTGTTCTACTTCAACCTCTTTCCTTGCAATTTGTTTTAGCGCTAcaattatttgttgattttttttcttttgtactCTCAATAGTTTTGGAAATGCCTatacatttttagtgattttttttcttacaaggttttggtatttatattggtttaaaaCATACTGTTTCTATACTTTGGAAGGTAAACATTCAGATTATTTCGTTAGAttaccaatattaataataataaatttaaaaaacattttttaattaaagtcaaGTGAGGACCACCGGTGGATCTCACGGCACCCGTgtgtaggttttaaaaattatgcttGGCCTCAGGTTGCAAATTTACCATAGTTCGTcagcagtcaatgtgttaattttgaattaatttcaatgagtGGCCATTATCAAGACCTCTCAattgaggtgtcacttaatgggtcttaacatttaaaaattttgagccaCTCCCCCAAAATAGCATTTTGGGGAAATTggtaaagttgtaacagtgactaaaaagttcacttcaaTTCCTATGCTAAGAACACCTTTCTAGCATAGTagttaaatgatatttaaaacaaacaaaaatacaaaacaaccattacaagttgtttttaattgaatcctttgtattttaaaatgtaaatcaataaaattgttctgtaacattatttggttcattgcattttccaacagcctgatcaaataaatataacttgtaaGTTAGATCTTTCTTCTTTCATTATTAGTGTTGAACCTCTACAGAAATGTGTGTTAGAGATCTGACAAGTAGTTAGTGCTAAATTTTTGGTAGTTCATGTCAGATGTACACATGCCGGGTAATGTATAACTTTATCTGGTTTATAATTTACCTACGGAACGTAAAAGTGGTGTTTAAAATCAAACCAAACATACCCGTACATGTTCCTAAACTGAATTTAACAGTTTCATTACTATCAATCTCattagaaaaattttgtattaacaatGTAACGTTCtatgttgtttattgtatttgtctaaatatttaagttaagtaGTTGTGATTGATTTTCACATATTtccatatttgtttttgttgaacatttgctccgccgggactcgaacctagtctctcacttgctgggtgaatatTAAGATATGTTGCAGTTATGCATATGAATGTGTTGCATATGCATGTCCTATTAATTGTAATAGCTTTCCAATggaatacaaaaatgtatgtaccaccgttttaagcctatatgcaaaatatgatgaaattatgacactttattgcaatattcgttgtgcaccatctcacattttacTCGGCTTTACCCCCCTCCCCGCTTCGCTTTCTCACCGAGGTCACTGATATCAGTCGCATAttcaggattttttttaaatatccagtgTTACGTTGCTACAGAAACAAACCTGTAAACTTTTTTTACCAAATTCGTACAAATGATTTATCaggtcaacatttttaaacagctgaatataagttccataacaaaatatttggttGCAGCACTCAAGGGGTTAAGCACCGTAATCCCCCAAGTCGGTTGGAAACCATTGCCAAGTACCTACGTTACTACCCTTACAAGACTTACCAGAGCAAATCTAAATAATCTTTTCATAAGTTTTTGAAGTGCTACTATGTGTTTACCTAATGTATTTACTATTCAGACACATGGTATGTAAAGCAACATCATGTGGCATGGGTTCATCACTTTTATGTTCAATTTTCCTGAAAGAGGGTACCCTAATAAATTTACTCAGAATGTATTCAtagcacattattttaaaaagagtatGCATTCAAAATTGGTTTGTACTTGTCTGTTACAACTGTTCATAACCAGTCCAAATTAATCTTTTACCAATCATACAAAGTAAAATACTTACTTAAGTACTAAAACGTATACATCTAAAAGAATGTTTTCATGCCAATTTTGTAGACATAAAACTGCTGACCCAGTCAATTACAAAGGTTTTCTTCCACTACAACACATAATAAGAtcattttaataaaccattaccaaccaaaaaattatttacaagtaaaacaaGGCAAGGAAATTTGAAAAACTGAACCAAAAGTAATGAATATgatttctattaaaatgttattagttgtttaatttcaaaattcgtTATTACCTTTGTACTATACAATTAATTTGTGTCCAAAACTTACTTAGGTAGTTATATTACCCAATTCATACCTCAAAATAATGTTTCCACAATCTGAATTCAACCAAAATGTTGGAgagataaagttacaatttatatGCAATGTGGAAGTTGGATTTTGGttttgaaacttggtaaataagaatattttctgTAATTGTACACATAAACTGATAAGAGTGGTTTAAAACCGTCTTCAGGTAAGGTTTAAAACATGCATTCACagatatgtaaaatttattttagaggttttaaataacaatcaagATTGGTTTCatcatattatactatttttttctgaACAGTTAATTAAAAGACTGATGTCATTCCAGAGCTACAAAGAAATCACAATCAGAACTCCACCAATACCTACGATCAAGCTCTACCTAGGAAAATGGAATCAGGAAACAAATTTCCACGCACTTCAATTTCTACTCGCACATCATATAACCACAGAATCGGGATTTGTCAATTGAATTTATGACCACCACTAATTTTATCTTGATCAGTATCTGTGTTTGTTTATGCACTGATGGAAATGTTCTTTTATAAGATCTGGAAATACACAAAATCACCAAAACTAAAATCACAAACCtagtaaagtatttaaaaacagtgaaaaaatactggtttattttaaacttttccattCTACCATGGCGTGTGCGCCCTAGAAattaatcttatataaaaataaaagtataacatgtacataataatatctaaattaaacaCTGAGtgaaaacttttgaaatacaATGCACTAACATATATTTAGTGGGGTTggtttttacattgtttataacatACTGTTCGTCAATTTAGTCCAATAGtctgtttttttttgtaagttttgacTTATTCATCCTCCTCCCCCTCTTCGCCCTCATCTCCCTCCTCTCCCTCTATTTCCTCTTCATCCCCTATATCATCCTCTTCTCCTCCTTCACCCTCTTCACCCTCACTTTCTCCTTCATCTTCCATACCGTTCTCCTCTCCGTCAACATCAGGTACCAGGTAGTATTGCAGCGGGTTCGGCCAGATATCATCCTTGATGATGTCGGCGATGTCATCTCCTTGTGGATCTTCATTATCTGTGAACCAGTCGAAGAACTTCTTCTGTTCTTCAAAGCCCCTCTTTCGGCTGTTGGTCGGCTTTGcgtctttcttttttttctggCACAGGTTCTGGTCCTTCTTCCATCTGATAGGAGTGCTTGTTGACTTGTGCTCACCATTGTTGCCCATGGAGAATTCTTTTGTTATGAcctgtaaaagaaaataaaaaataacatttacaataaataataatagttaaataaatctGCAAAAGAACTATAATTTTTACTCAAATGTAAGAAAAGTTTGTAAAGTAAATAACACGGAAGCAATTTAAAGTTCTAGGCATTCTGACCTCATTATATAAACGtcgtttgtaatatttaaataaatcttaattttgttcttaatccaaaaaaatttttttatttatttatataatattaaataaatgtgtgtgcGGAAAAACAATATTGGATTAAAAGATAATTTTCGGGCATAAAACTTATGTCAGACATGTTACTGAAGGCAAACTAAATACACTAAAATGTAGTAATGACTGGTAATCCAGGATCACAAGATAGTTGTAAGACAACAAGTGGAAAGACAttacaaacaaaaaaccaaaactatgtaCCTGATTAGTAATCTGCTACCAAAACACCGAATAGAGTTACCTAATATTGATTGCTGTCAGGTAAATCAATTTTGCCCCCAGAACTATAACTTTCCTTTCGAAAAATATCTCTTTGCTGGAACATATCACTGACCTGTTGCATTTGGCTAAAATATATCtcaagcattaaaaataaattttcaacaaatcGTCTGCAATATCCTTGCAtttatggtatttaaaataaaatctgttcagAGAAAAAGGTGTAGAATAGTTAAATCATCAATAGGTTAAAGCTAGAAGTTTACATTAAATGATTTCACATGTTTTGCTAGATTGAATGTATGTAgtcaattatttttaagtggcaTCAGTTTCAAATCCTAAATTGTAATGTAGAATTGTAACTCAattgaaaaattgcatttcttACAGCCCTCAGCCACATTAACTTTACACACTGTATAAAAGCACATGACAAACCTACAGCTGGAAATACTGTAGTGTATACCAAAGTTAATGAGACAGTGAGAcactgttgtaaaatataaaattaaaaaatgaacactATTCTATACATTTACTTACTATATGCCTTAAATGCTGATCCAAATCATCAACATGTCAAAAAATAAAGCCCTTTTTTTAATAgatgttcaaaagttttaaattcttcTAGTGACAGTTTTTAGACAtgaattagaataattttaatctacTTTAAAAACCAACAGACTTCatgtaattgaataatatttagtaCAAGCAGTTTACTCACTATACATACAAGTATTAAAAACTTCCAATTGTTTTATTGTGAGATAAATATAGGagataattacattttagtaaCATTGGTTTAGACTTTTTCAATTGTCTCAAAAATGGCACGGAAACAGCACAAAAATAGTggtgatattttgaaaatgacaGAAAGAGTTGGACATGTAAGCTTATAGACACTCTATACGGCTTATATAGCATATTTTAATCAAGTACCTCAGAAAAAGCAggttaatagtttaaaatgttatgaaaatgaattaaaaagttttatgataaatGAACATGGTGCCATCTAACAGGTAAAAATGAAAGAAGATGTGCGAGTTTACTCTTAATAGTGCTGTATTTGTTAAAGTAGCATGTGTTGAAAtactttaagaaaatatatggttaaatgaaaataattaacacctgcaatgcaattttgttactGAACGCATTGTTTTTGTTTCCATTACAAAAGTTATGCGTGTTAAATTGTATTAGGTTTAATACCTTTGaccccagttttttttttttcaaaatgttttaaaacaacctGGCGATTAACTACAACGTATCAGCTACAAAATCTCAGCACTAGTTTCCCCTTTTTCTAGAATTTTACTTCGTTtgcttttaaagatttaattttctctttattcagtgtgaaataaacaaaattgtgctGAAATAACTGTGGTAAATCTTTAATGTAGTAatatattacactaaaaataacttaCCAAAGAAACATGACTTTGTAACTGATGAGCTAGaggtaaatataaagaaaatagtaCCTATATgacaattttatacaaatgtacagttaaaattaaggaaaacaaaatttcattactttatcttaaccttaattgaaaaataaaataaggggtttttttacaaatttttcaggAATTTGAAGTTTACTCAGgattactagttttattttaatactactcaaatttaatattactacaaACAAGTAAGCTTTTTcaagtaataagtaatattactataaaagaCCCTTTATCTTTGAAATGGTCCAGGAAATACAGCAAAAAACCTGAAATGTAATTCGTCATTTACAGTTAGTTAAGATCAATTTTTACCTCGTTTTCAATGTATGGATTGTTTTCCTCAAaatagaagttgatcttgaaccCAAACTTGATGTTTTCGAAGTCCTCAActtctatttttgttatatactgtAAGCAGTCTACCTCCTCATCATCGATCAGAGGGGAGAGTTGTGGATGGTTGACGAAGGTTGTAACCCAGAAATTGGGAATCTTCTTGATTATTTCATTTCTGTTCTCGAAAAATGGTTTCTTCAACCTATTGTAATTTCTTTCGATACCAAGAATTTCTTCACTCGCTTTTTCATTGAGAGCATCAATTTCGTTCTGGCACTTGTCAATCTCTTCAAGAGTCTTCTGAGTCTCGGGATCCTCTTCAGTTGCCTCTCCGTTTCCCAACTCcatcttctttattttctttGCAGGCGAGCCTGAACCGTTTGTAGCCATTGCTTATCACACGAATTCgccaaaacaacaaaatcaaatcacctgaaacatattacaaattatttatttacaaacattgacAAATAAAGGTTTGGACGATTATCATGGTATTTAGAATAATCCAACCTACAAAGAATCAAGTAAGAAATGATTGGATAATGTTTAAATTCCCCACATTACCTGAAACAAACtgaaaccactttttaaaaaattgttttaatagttaactttcatttttagaattaaagTTTTTAGTCAGTCACAAATCATATTGCTGCACTAAAGTATTTCAATTTTAGGTTTTATCTGAATTAGTTCATCCATTTagggaaacaaacaaaaaaaaaaatcgggGTTTCTAGTTCGGAGAAAACGGCAAACTAAAGGAAGGCTAGGTGTAAGAGGAGCCAAATAACAGGGGTATCAACATTCATGTGAGAATCTGAGCAGTAAGATTAGGACTATCGACTGAATTTGAAGATAatctaagtttatttattaattaatttataaattttaaaagtctattaattaattattaatttattttaagttggtACTTTTATCCATGTCTCTTTATATTGGCCACAATTTCTACCCCCATGGTaaagtttattcatttttatctcCATGGTTAAGATTATTCATCATTTTTCCTTAATTATGTTTGGTCCTTTTTGCAATTGTGTAACTTCTTTCAGCATCTCTGTGTTTCTTTTCCTGTGTGGTCAGATTTGAGTGTAATCATTTACAGAAATAGTTGTTTGTGGTTCTAGTGAGTGGTGTTTTCAGaatattcaatgtaaatgttagtGTTGTGAGTGCACTTTAAAGTATACTACTTATTACTGTGTCAGAATGGACAGAAAAGAcattgtgttgttttattttatttcataatgcgAACTTAAAATGTTTGTGCACTTCTACATTTAGTGGCCATTGCATATGTAGAATAATGTGGTTTggtgagtttgtaatattttagctCTCAAGCATTAGtcttttagattttatattttattgattgataaaTCTCGAGGGACACACGACAGCTGCCCCCAAGCTGATGGCTGGGAGCATTACTGCTAGTCCATTCAAACACTAATGTCtattacaagatttaaaaattttgcctttttaatttaaaaatttgtattttaagcaCTGTCCTTTcgaacaaaatataacaaatattgtgcAGTGGTTGACCAAATTATTTTCtgctaacagtttttttttatttaaacaaaaatgggAATGGATATAattgatagaaaaaaaaaacatacaatatttatatttaatgacacttatgaattaatagaaaaaaaacatacaatatttatattatgaattaaagACTTCATATTGTTACTGGATCTAGACACAAGATGAATTGACAAGTAACAATATATCTAAAATTGAAAGATTActatatacgagggctgttcggAAAGTTGATTACGTTTTGCGCTGTGGCCGCCAGGGGCGGGACTAGCGTGGCCATCTTGGTGTCAGGACGTCCCACCGCTCAGTgactatccagccgtgctagcggGAAGTTCGTGTTGTAACGCATCTAGTCACAGTgcctatttgaaatgtctgccgcAACTGAAAATCCCACCAACTGTGAGGTGCACGCAGTAATTAGGTTTTTGACTGCCAAAAACTGTAAGCCTATAGAAATCTATCGGcagttgtgtgaagtttatgggaacaacattatcactgaaggtggagtgcgacaatgggtcattaagtttaaaaatggccgaacaaatgttcatgacgaaGAGCGAAGTGGAAGACCCAGCATAGTGACTGACGAACTTGTTGAGAAAGTTGATGCAAATGTCAGAGAAAATCGACGGTTAACCATAACGgaactctcacttagtttccCTCAAATTTCATGAACTTTGTTACACGAAATCGTCACTGATAAGCTTGGCTTCCAcaagttttgtgcaagatgggtaccgaaaATCCTGACCGACGTCCACAAAAACCAGCGCATGGCTGCAGCGTTAACAATTTTGGATGCTTACGACAAAGAGGGTGAATCACTACTTGATCACATTGTAACtggcgatgaaacatgggtgaaacatgttaactgcgagaccaaattgcagtcaatggagtggggaCACACAAGTTCACCtcacaaaccaagaaaatgtttgcaaacgaTGTCGGCATGAAAGGTTATGGCAACGGTTTTTTGGGACAAGAAAGGTGTAATTCTTGTTGATTTCCTGGAACGAGGCACTACAATCAACTCAGAAAGGTATTGCCAAACGTTGAACAATCTGAGAAGAGCGATCCAAAACAAGCGTAGGGGAAGTTGAGTAGGGAAAAATTCTGTTGATTCACGATAACGCTCAACCTCACACGGCAAATCGCACACGTGAAGTTCTCGAATCATTTCAGTGGGAGTTGTTTCCTCATCAACCATACAGCCCGGATCTTGCACcaagtgactaccacttgttcccaacaatgaagaagtggctggcaacgcagcgctttgacgacgacacagagctgcagcaagaagtgacaaactggttgaagacacaggtggcagaattttatgaggaaggcattgtcaagctcatccatcatatgataagtgcctaaatttgaatggcggctatgttgaaaagtagtatttaagtgtggctttcatatgtatataataaaaattgttccttatactttgttaatttttaattccaaaacgtaatctactttccgaaTAGCCCTCGTATGTTCAATATCTATACAATATAAGATataaaagatgaaaaatataatgcaCTGTTTTCTTATGTCATTAGAGGAATTTATTGATCTTTCCTTAGTAATGACCATATTCCCTGGCCTTCTGTTTCAGCTAAATCTTATTCAATGTAAGTTATTCTGGAACAATTACTTGTGATTTATTCAAAAAAGCCTTTACCTTGTGACACTTCATTTACATGAACTTGTgaataacaatacataatatgACAAACATTACTGCTTAGTAACAATTATATTCTCTGGACTTTGATTCTCCGTTAGTATTATTTAACATTCACTACAGACGAAACATTAACATGGAGTGTCCAAGTCATGTGTGGGAGTGCATAATCATGTCCCTATGTGCAATAAAGGTTATAGATTAACTTACGCGAAATCCTTCAGCACATTGTGTTAACATATGAAGCAATGTACTAAAGAGGCTTTGGtgagtttatatttttgatttttcataaaaaatgtaaaataaaagctCTTTCTAGacctaaaacaaaaactatttagttTCTCATAAAACACATGCATACatgtcaaaacaaatattttaattccacaaaataaaagttaaataagaaGGAGATAAAATTCATGCTACTATATCTGTATGTTATGTGTGAAAGCATGGTGTTTTGTCTCATTATGTATATACTGTCCACAATCCAAGTGATAAGATAGAAATATCTAGCTGTGTggttaaatgttttgttattgtttatctGACAAGACCAGCAGCAGTCTTAAGAACTGATAAGGGCGGTGAGTCACTTTTTATAACCAGCCTTAAGCTCTTGGggttaatattagtatttaacaaTCACtattgtttcatatattattttaaattgagtgTATGATTAAATATTGACTATAGGtcacaataaaaattagttattatttgtaGATAAgagtacaataaattttacaactaaattgcagtggtttgttttattatatatatacttgatGTTCACTGATGAATTTCAATAACGAATTAATCTTCTCTGACAAAGAACTAGGTTATCACTCTTGGTTTCTACAGTGACGAAAAACTGTTCTCACTCATCTTGTTGAAGAACATCAGGCTTAAATGGCTGATTAAATTTATATGTGGCATGTTTTGAAGTAACCTTTGTACCTCATAAACGTGTCTAAGTCTAATAAGGTATCTCGATATTTATTGGGATTGATGACCCGAGAGGTATTATTTATCAGCCGCCCTTTGTATCATCATAGGGagaaagaaatacaattttaaactcctatgtatatagatattttgtaacctattaaatacaacaatatgGTTAAATGgccaaaataatgtattaccaGAATACCGAAATACAAATTGTCAATGAGCGCGATTCTGGCACAGTATGCGTTTTTATTACTGTTGATATCAAAACCTCAAAGCATTAAAAAGGATCCAACAATAAAAGATTAGTGAGATCTATATGATGTTCATAGCAAAAGTTATAagcaaataaccccttacattgttatttttatacataaagtacaaaaaaaaaactcaagaGAGATGCgcaaacttgaaaataaaatatatgaactaaGCAAAGTAGGCTAATATTGATAAAactactgtaattattttattatctctaTTCTTTTCATACACAAAATACGACAAACATGTTTTAGCAATATTTGTGTACTCCAATCAGCTATTGTCCACAAATAAGCAAAATCAgatacaataacattaacaaattatgaatttctagtcaaattttatttatgagatcacaatatttccatatttataagTTAATAGATTAACTCCtatgaaatattctataaaaattgtgACACCAACAATACTACTTTTGCAatagatatattaaaacaaaatttaagtacttttaaGTACTCATttgattacttttataaaattcaaacataatttcagattttttttttttaattcccaatGAGTGCCACTCTGCAATTTCGTGAATAACAGAAACCTGTCTTAGCAATTGCACTTCATAGCCAGACACACTACTGTCTAATAAAAGACCATATGCACAGACCTAATAAGTTAATGCacatacaaaaacaaaagaaataaatgaacataacccaatttttaaaaatattaataaaaccgtGTTATTTACCTAATTCAGTTAAATGAAGCTATAGCTTTCATGATCATCTGATTAACATTTAGCCCACATACAATATATGTgcctgcagtataataagcgcccACCAAgacaattgaataaattataggCTACTCATGTTCGAATCATCGATATaactattgaaaacaaattacgttataggtatttcaaattacacaaTTAGgctgttttatttcttaaaaagtaatcatttaatgatgaataaaaactatttaggctgtgtatatttataaaatgtatcaaacaaTTTTTAgctactttttactattttgaaggataaacatgtctAACACCCTGTAATACAAATAACACATGAACATCACCATTGTATTTATGACCATTAGAGGTGGGCAGTTTATAACATATTAGTGTAAGAAATAGGGTTATTCAATGGTAACCTATTACCAAGATAGTGTTACCAGCCACAATCcgttatttcagtaacagtttGGTTGAATGATTTGGCGTTCTAAAAATGTCTTTctagtagttttttttatgtgCCAGTAAGAACAACTCTTCCTAAAATACTGGCCTTCTAATAACGCTTTCCTGATATTATGTTACTGGGAAACCAATAATGTAATGGAGTGAGCTGCATAAGTGGGAGGAGCAGGGAACAaaagatcagatttcagatagACTAATATAGTTATCAAAATAGAAAT contains these protein-coding regions:
- the LOC124366217 gene encoding protein SET, giving the protein MATNGSGSPAKKIKKMELGNGEATEEDPETQKTLEEIDKCQNEIDALNEKASEEILGIERNYNRLKKPFFENRNEIIKKIPNFWVTTFVNHPQLSPLIDDEEVDCLQYITKIEVEDFENIKFGFKINFYFEENNPYIENEVITKEFSMGNNGEHKSTSTPIRWKKDQNLCQKKKKDAKPTNSRKRGFEEQKKFFDWFTDNEDPQGDDIADIIKDDIWPNPLQYYLVPDVDGEENGMEDEGESEGEEGEGGEEDDIGDEEEIEGEEGDEGEEGEEDE